In Posidoniimonas corsicana, the genomic window CGCGTTCTCGGCGTTGGCGATCACCAGGTCGATCCGCTCCTCAGCCACCAGACCGCGCACCGCCTGCGAAACAATCGCCCGGCCGGGCTCGCCTACGATGTCGCCGATGAAGAGGAGGTTCATGTCAATTGCGGACTGCAAATCTCGGATTGCGGATTCGCTGCGGCTCGGCCCAAAGCCAATCCGCAATCTGCAATCCTCGATGCGCGATCACTTGGCTGTTTCAGAAAAGCGGCTCTCGCGGATCATTGTGACGCGGATCTCGCCGGGGTAGGTGAGCTGCTGCTCGAACGCGGCGGCGATGTCGCGGCAGATCTTGGCGGCAGACTCGTCGGTCGTCTGCTTGGTGTTGGCGATCACCCGGACCTCGCGGCCCGCCTGGATCGCGAACGCCTGGTGAACGCCCTCGAACCCGGTGGCGATGGTCTCGAGCTCCTGCATCCGCTTGATGTAGCGGTCCAGGGTCTCGCGGCGGGCGCCGGGGCGGGACGCGCTGCAGGCGTCCGCCGCTGCGCAGATCACCGTGTACGGCATGTCGGCGCGGATGTCGTCGTGGTGGCCCAGCGCGGCGTGTACCACCACCTCGTTCTCGCCGTACCGCTTGAGCAGGTCGGCGCCGATCTTGGGGTGTCCCCCCTCGGTGTCGTGGTCGGCGGCCTTGCCGATGTCGTGCAGCAGGCCGGCGCGGCGGGCCAGGTCGCCGTCCAGGCCCATCTCCTCGGCGATCAGCCCGGAGATAAACGCCACCTCAATCGAGTGCCGCAGCACGTTCTGGCTGTAGCTGGTGCGGTACCGCAGACGCCCCAGCAGGTTGATCACCTTGGGGTGCAGGCCGGGGACGTCGACCTCCTGCATCGCCTCCTCGCCATACACCTTGAGCTTGCCCTCGATCTCCTTCTCGGTCTCCGCGACCACCTCCTCGATGCGGCTGGGGTGGATGCGTCCGTCGGTGATAAGATTCGCCAGGGAGATCCTCGCGATCTCGCGGCGGACCGGGTCGAACGCGCTGACAATCACCACGCCCGGCGTGTCGTCGATGATCACGTCGACGCCGGTGGCCTTCTCGAACGAGCGGATGTTGCGGCCCTCGCGGCCGATGATGCGGCCCTTCATGTCGTCGTTGGGGATGTCGACCGTGTTGGTCGTGGCCTCGGCCGTGTGCGCTGCGGCGAAGCGCTGGATGCAGGTGATCAGCAGCTCCTTCGCCTTGGCGTCGCAGGCCTGCTCGATCGCCTTCTGCTGCTTGACGATCAGGGCCCCCTGCTCGTGCGCCAGCTCCTTGTCGAGCCGATCGAGCAGTTCGGTGCGGGCGTCGTCGGCGTTCAGGCCGCTCAGCCGGTGCAGCGTCTGACGCTCGACGTCCAGCAGGTCGTCCAGCTCCTTCTGCCGGCGGTTGACGTCCTCCATCTTCTCGGCCAGCCGGCGCTGGTTGCTCTCGACCATCTT contains:
- the rny gene encoding ribonuclease Y, which codes for MDLTIYSSATQPALLPLALTATQVGWVVGAALLGAVMGFGLLQLINHLRRRDADKEARQIIDRAEIEAAGRRKEAEIEAKEIALKEKSRVEEEANKLRNELHERDRQLDKREDALQQRDDQLGKQEKMVESNQRRLAEKMEDVNRRQKELDDLLDVERQTLHRLSGLNADDARTELLDRLDKELAHEQGALIVKQQKAIEQACDAKAKELLITCIQRFAAAHTAEATTNTVDIPNDDMKGRIIGREGRNIRSFEKATGVDVIIDDTPGVVIVSAFDPVRREIARISLANLITDGRIHPSRIEEVVAETEKEIEGKLKVYGEEAMQEVDVPGLHPKVINLLGRLRYRTSYSQNVLRHSIEVAFISGLIAEEMGLDGDLARRAGLLHDIGKAADHDTEGGHPKIGADLLKRYGENEVVVHAALGHHDDIRADMPYTVICAAADACSASRPGARRETLDRYIKRMQELETIATGFEGVHQAFAIQAGREVRVIANTKQTTDESAAKICRDIAAAFEQQLTYPGEIRVTMIRESRFSETAK